Proteins encoded together in one Colius striatus isolate bColStr4 chromosome 3, bColStr4.1.hap1, whole genome shotgun sequence window:
- the CHIC2 gene encoding cysteine-rich hydrophobic domain-containing protein 2, whose product MADFDEIYEEEEDEERALEEQLLKYSPDPVVVRGSGHVTVFGLSNKFEAEFPSSLTGKVAPEEFKASISRVNSCLKKNLPVNVRWLLCGCLCCCCTLGCSMWPVICLSKRTRRSIEKLLEWENNRLYHKLCLHWRLSKRKCETNNMMEYVILIEFLPKTPIFRPD is encoded by the exons ATGGCGGACTTTGACGAGATctacgaggaggaggaggacgaggAGCGAGCGTTGGAGGAGCAGCTCCTCAAGTACTCTCCTGACCCGGTGGTGGTGCGCGGCTCCGGCCATGTCACCGT GTTTGGGCTGAGCAACAAATTTGAAGCAGAATTTCCTTCATCTTTAACTGGAAAG gTTGCACCTGAAGAATTTAAAGCTAGCATCAGTAGAGTTAACAGCTGTCTTAAGAAGAACCTTCCAGTTAATGTACGATGGCTACTATGTGGatgcctttgctgctgctgcactttaGGTTGTAGTATGTGGCCAGTTATCTGCCTCAGTAAAAGA ACACGAAGATCGATTGAGAAGTTATTAGAATGGGAAAACAATAGGTTATACCACAAG CTGTGCTTGCATTGGAGACTAAGCAAAAGGAAATGTGAAACGAATAACATGATGGAATAT GTCATCCTTATAGAATTTTTACCAAAGACACCGATTTTTCGACCAGATTAG